The genomic segment TGCCGCCGGCGAGCTGCGAAAACGATACGGGTTTGCGGTGTGAAGTTGATGGAGGAAAGCATGGAGTCGGCCGGAAGCGACAAAACGGTTTTGTTCCTTTGTACGGGTAACTATTACCGTTCCCGGCACGCGGAGATCGTCTTCAACCATCACGCGACTGTGGCCGGTCTGGGTTGGCGGGCGATCTCTCGCGGACTCGCGCTCGAACTCGGCGTCAACAACGTGGGGCCGATGGCCCAGGCGACCCGTGCCCGCTTGACCGGGCTCGGAATCTCCCACGCCGCGTACCTGCGGTTGCCGGCCCCGGTGACCGACGCCGATCTGACCCGTGCCGACCTGATCGTCGCACTCAAGGAGGCGGAACACCGCCCGCTGTTGACCGAGCGGCACCCGGGGTGGGCCGAGAGGACCCATTTCTGGCACGTCCACGACGTCGATTTCGCCGTGCCCGATGTGGCGCTGCCGCAAATCGAGGACGCGGTGCTTGAACTGATCCGGCGGTTGGGCCAGCCGGAGTGAAAGTCCCGACGATGCCGTGAACGAACTCCGTGGGCGAATTGCGTGTGGCTCACGGCTACGGTTCAGCTCGCCACGGCAGCGGCCCAGAGCGGGGACCGCTCGCTCCGCGCGCGGGCCACACTCTGCCCAACATCGCTCGCCACAACCGTTACATTTGAAGCGCCCCGGTATCCGGGAGCGCTGTTTGTCACAGCCGGGCGCGACCGTCCTTGGCGTGTCCGTACCGGGAGTGCTACACTGAACCCGGTTCCGGAGGGTGTTCGGGTCCCGCACGTTGCGCAGTGTTTCACCCACCCGCGCCGACCCGAAAGCCGAGACGGACGAGGGCCGCCCCACTCCGGAGTTCCCGTGAGCGATACCGTTCCCGACCCCGCGCCCCGCGCGACCCCCGTCGCCGCCGATCTGGAAATTAAAGACGCTCAGCTCATCTTCTCGGCGGTCTGGACGGACCTCCGCGAGCGGCACGACGGCGCGCTCCCGTTCCCCACCGAGTTCATCTGGCTCGGCGGCGCGCCCGGCGCGGGGAAGGGCACGAACACCGCGTTCATCGCCCGCGCCCGGGACATTTCCGCCCCGCCCATCGTCATCAGCAGCCTGCTCACCACGCCGCAGGCGGTCGCGATCAAGAACGCCGGCCAGATGGTCGGGGACCGCGAGGTGATCACCCTGTTGCTCGAGGAACTGCTCGACCCGCAGTACCGCGACGGCGTGATCGTGGACGGGTTCCCGCGCACCGAAGTGCAAGTGGAGTTCCTGAAGCTCTTCTACCACGAGCTGCTCGCCCTGGACCCCGACGGCGGCGGCCCGTCGGACCGGCGCGTCCGGAAGCCCATGTTCCGCATCGCCCTGCTGTTCGTCACCGAGGAGGTGAGCGTCCAGCGCCAACTGAAACGCGGGCGGGAGATCCGCGAACACAACCGCCAGGTCCGCGAATCGGGGATCGGGGTGCCGCTGGAAGAGCGCGCCACCGACCTCGACCTGGAACTGTGCCGGAAGCGGTACAAGGTGTTCAAGGACACGACCTTCGATACCCTTCAGTCGCTGCGCCAGATCTTCCACTTCCACTTCATCGACGCCGAGGGCGATCTGCCCGAGGTGCAGCAGAACATTCTCCGGGAGTTCGCCTACCAGAGCTCGCTGGAACTGAGCCCCGAGGTGTTCGCGCTCATCCAAGACATCCCGGTTGCCACGCAACTCGCCCGGCACGCCCGGCAGGAGCTGGTCCGCCGGCTGGAGCAGTACGAGCGGGAGAGCCCCGACCTGTTCCGGAGCGTGGTGCGGTTCATCGGGTCGAAGCTGATGCCGATCGTCCACGCCCACGCCATGTCCGGCCACGCCCAGATCAACAGCGAGGAGGCGCTGCTCGACGGCCCGACGGCACTGCGGATGATGATCGACGTGTTCGCCGAGCGGGGGTTCCACGTCACCGTGGACGTCCATTTGCTCGACGTGCCGGAGCGCATCAACCCCGAAACGTGGGATATCGTCTGCCGGACGAAGAAGGTGTTCCGGATCGAGATCCGCTACCCGCCGTCGGACATCCGGCGCGGGCACTGACACGTGATCGCGTTGATTCGTACCGGTGTCGGCCGGTCGGTGTCGGTACGTCTTTTTATGTGGCCGGCCTGGTGAGCAACGCATCACGAGTGGGGGGAATGCCGCACCCTTGTTTGCGGAGACCGCAAAAGGGTGAAGGACGAGCGGCGAAAGGAAGAGCGCCGGGTGCCCCGGTGGTCGGTACGGTCAGGCGTTTCCCGGACAGGATTTTGCTCACTTCCCTGATCGACAGAACGGGTCCGAGTGGGGTAGGTGTCCCCCACGATCCGCACCACTCATCAGCGCGTACCCATACTTTGCGACACGTGCGATTCAACATGAGAGCCTCCCCAAGACGCGGAGGGCGGGGGTGAGCCGCGCGTCCGGGAGCGGAGGGAACGCCGCACGCTTGTTTGCGGAGACCGCATAACGGTGAAGGACGAGCGGCGAAAGGAAGAGCGCCGGGTGCCCCGGTGGTCGGTACGGTCAGGCGTTTCCCGGACAGGATTTTGCTCACTTCCCTGATCGACAGAACGGGTCCGAGTGGGGTAGGTGTCCCCACGATCGGCACCACTCATCAGCGTGCACCGACACCACTTTTCCGCTCTTGGGCGGGAGGTGTTGGCCTCCGTTCCGTCCGGCGAGGGCCGACCTGCGCGCCGACCCGCACCCAAACCGGGGAGGCCGTCGTGGACGGGTCCGATACGGCGTCTTCCCCGCGAGGCCCTCGGCTGCTTCGGGTTTGAGGCCCGGCCCTCGCACCAGGGCGGGCGTGAACGGGGGTAGTTGCCCCAGTCACCCCCGGACCCGTTCGTCGCGCATTGTCTGTCGGCCATACTAGGCGCATCTGCGACGACCTCAGACACATCTGGTCGATCAACAGATTGATCGCCTAGTTACAATAGCCAAATCAATTGCCACTTGTGAATTTTAATAAACTTATGGCCTAAGAACTACGATAAATGTACCGACAAGAAAAATTGATACTTACAACCCATTCGGCCGTAATGCCCGGGGCCAAGCTTGGCGGGCCGGGGACTCGCGGTTTCAATTTTTACGGGAGGGGTCATGCGCCACCAACTCGTCACGGTCGTACTCGCCCTGGCGGCCGCGTCCGGCCCGGCCCACGGGCAGGACCGGGCCGCCGCCGGCGCGTCTCCCCGCCGGGCCAACGGACCCGGAGCCGTTCCCGCCCCCACAGCCCCCGCCGAATCGGCCCCGCGCGCCGGGGACGTGCCCGGCCCCGTCCGGATGCCCAACCCGACCGCCCGTGGAACGTTGCGGATTGGACCTGCCGCCCGCCCGACTGTGTTTGGGTGCGGGCCGAGTACTTACTGTGGTGGACCAAGGACAGCCAGCTCCCCGCCCTCGTCACCACCGGGGTGCCCGGAGCGACGGCGCTGCCCGGCGTGCTCGGGCAACCGGACACCTCAGTGGCCTATGGCGGCTCCGACCCGGACAACCAGGTGCGCTCGGGGGGCCGGTTCACCGTCGGCTTCTGGCTCAACGACAGCCGGACGGTCGGTCTCGAGGGGAACTATTTCTTTCTCGCGTCGCGCTCGGTGCGGTACGACGCCTACTCCAGCGGGGCGCCCGGTTCTGCGGTGATCGCCCGCCCCTTCTTCGACGTGACGAGCGGCATCGAGAACGCGCAACTGGTGGCCTTCCCCGGTATCGCCAGTGGGGAGATTCACGTGTCGTCCTACAGCCGCCTCCAGGGGGCCGAACTCAACGCCCTTTGCGTCCCCTGCTGCACACCCTGTTGCGACCCGTGTGGGGATCCGACTTGCCGCTCCCAGTCCAAGACCGGGTGCGGCGGCAGCTACCGGCTGAGCCTGCTGGCCGGCTTCCGCTACCTGGAACTGGACGAGGGGCTCGGCATCACGGAGATCTCGAACATAAACCCCGCCCTCTCCCCCGGCAGCCCGACTTTTGGCGGGAGCCGCATCGCCGCGGCCGACCAGTTCGACACCCGAAACTACTTCTACGGAGCGCAGGTCGGGGCGCAGGCGGAGTGGTGCTGGCGGCGATTTTTTGTCAACGCGGTCGGAAAAGTCGCCCTCGGGGTGTCGCACGAGGTCGTGGACGTTCACGGTACGACGGTGATCACCTCTCCCGCCGGAACCTCGGTGGTGACCCCGGCCGGGTTTCTGGCATCGGGGAGCAACAGCGGTCAGTTCGCCCGCGATCGGTTCGCGGTCGTCCCCGAGTTCAACGTGAACGTTGGATACCAGGTCACTCGGCACGTGAGGGCCTATGTCGGGTACACGTTCGTTTACTGGAGTTCGGTCGCCCGACCGGGGAATCAGGTCGATACCGCGCTCAGCGGCACACAGATCCCGACGGACACCCGGTTCAACCCCCAGGCCGGCCCGGCGCGTCCGGCGGCCCTCCTCCGAAACACAGACTTCTGGGCCCAGGGCGTCACCTTCGGTTTGGAGTTGCGTTACTGACCGGTAGTAGCAGTTCGTTAGTCCCCCCTCATCCATCCCCTGCCAAGTCGTGGGGGGCTCTCGTGCCCGCTGCGGCTGAGCCCCCCGCGCGAACGGAGATCCGCTCGATGAATCGTTCACTGCGTGCGCTGCTGAGTCGCCTCACAACGAAAACCAGGGCCTCGTGCATGACGCCGGCCCGGCCAGCCTTCCGGCCGACTCTGGACGCCCTTCTTGAGGAGCGCCTGACGCCGGCGCTCATCGTCACCGAGATTCCGACCACACTCCTGTTCCCGATCACTCAGTTCGCTTCCGGCGGGTCGCCGGGTCCGGCCGGACCGGCCGGGGCCACGGGCGCGACCGGGGCCACGGGGCCGGCCGGGGCCACGGGGGCAA from the Frigoriglobus tundricola genome contains:
- a CDS encoding arsenate-mycothiol transferase ArsC, which translates into the protein MESAGSDKTVLFLCTGNYYRSRHAEIVFNHHATVAGLGWRAISRGLALELGVNNVGPMAQATRARLTGLGISHAAYLRLPAPVTDADLTRADLIVALKEAEHRPLLTERHPGWAERTHFWHVHDVDFAVPDVALPQIEDAVLELIRRLGQPE
- a CDS encoding nucleoside monophosphate kinase, with amino-acid sequence MSDTVPDPAPRATPVAADLEIKDAQLIFSAVWTDLRERHDGALPFPTEFIWLGGAPGAGKGTNTAFIARARDISAPPIVISSLLTTPQAVAIKNAGQMVGDREVITLLLEELLDPQYRDGVIVDGFPRTEVQVEFLKLFYHELLALDPDGGGPSDRRVRKPMFRIALLFVTEEVSVQRQLKRGREIREHNRQVRESGIGVPLEERATDLDLELCRKRYKVFKDTTFDTLQSLRQIFHFHFIDAEGDLPEVQQNILREFAYQSSLELSPEVFALIQDIPVATQLARHARQELVRRLEQYERESPDLFRSVVRFIGSKLMPIVHAHAMSGHAQINSEEALLDGPTALRMMIDVFAERGFHVTVDVHLLDVPERINPETWDIVCRTKKVFRIEIRYPPSDIRRGH
- a CDS encoding BBP7 family outer membrane beta-barrel protein; this encodes MRAEYLLWWTKDSQLPALVTTGVPGATALPGVLGQPDTSVAYGGSDPDNQVRSGGRFTVGFWLNDSRTVGLEGNYFFLASRSVRYDAYSSGAPGSAVIARPFFDVTSGIENAQLVAFPGIASGEIHVSSYSRLQGAELNALCVPCCTPCCDPCGDPTCRSQSKTGCGGSYRLSLLAGFRYLELDEGLGITEISNINPALSPGSPTFGGSRIAAADQFDTRNYFYGAQVGAQAEWCWRRFFVNAVGKVALGVSHEVVDVHGTTVITSPAGTSVVTPAGFLASGSNSGQFARDRFAVVPEFNVNVGYQVTRHVRAYVGYTFVYWSSVARPGNQVDTALSGTQIPTDTRFNPQAGPARPAALLRNTDFWAQGVTFGLELRY